A genomic segment from Dethiosulfovibrio russensis encodes:
- a CDS encoding DUF2179 domain-containing protein produces MISLIDTALLLSMTMIFLARVTDVSLGTFRILQLVRGHKIAATMIGFFEIMIYMAVLSHILGGGRTLKTMELLAYCTGYAFGNYVGAFMEDKFMKGYTMLEAMAPCSDETLKVVDDLRDRGFGTTMIRGEGKNGPRYIIKIICNRKDIPEITRMIKHLAFVTVFDVKSCLGGYFRMKRK; encoded by the coding sequence GTGATTTCATTGATCGACACCGCTCTTCTGCTCAGCATGACAATGATATTCTTAGCCAGAGTAACCGACGTTAGCCTCGGCACGTTCAGAATTTTACAGTTGGTGAGAGGACATAAGATAGCCGCCACCATGATAGGCTTCTTCGAGATCATGATATATATGGCGGTGCTGAGTCACATACTTGGAGGCGGTCGCACCCTCAAGACCATGGAACTACTGGCCTACTGCACGGGATACGCCTTCGGAAACTATGTAGGGGCCTTTATGGAGGACAAGTTCATGAAAGGCTACACGATGCTGGAGGCGATGGCGCCATGTAGCGACGAGACATTGAAAGTCGTAGACGACCTCAGAGACAGAGGTTTCGGCACTACGATGATAAGAGGTGAGGGGAAGAACGGCCCCAGATATATAATCAAGATAATATGCAACAGAAAGGACATCCCGGAGATAACCAGAATGATCAAGCACCTGGCCTTCGTAACAGTTTTCGACGTAAAAAGCTGTTTAGGTGGCTATTTCAGGATGAAGAGAAAATGA
- a CDS encoding dipeptidase, which translates to MSVRNVFKRAGVAAGALAVSAVLVGSAFGCTAMMAGKKATVDGSTMVSHTADGWYDHRLQIIPGRKWDNGATAPVYKNLCYQTIPIKPLNKVGEIPQVEETYTYFNVGYPFMNEHKLMIGEATWGGREELYCDNGWMMIEMLEVFALQRAKTAREAITVMGSLAEKYGYGDAGEGLCIADGDEVWLFEIAGPGPLWTSDSGKSGAVWVAARIPDDEVSVIANRSRIGRVDFDDDENYMYSSNVKTFAKEMGWWKEGEEFLFNKAYMPAEDYAYSPVCSRREWRVLDLMAPSLELKSTGAQYPLSVKPDRKVSAEDLMTINRDHYQGTPYDLAKTKAGGPFECPVLYRPNRDQKPEGTEHTYWERNISIFRCSYSHVAQSWSDLPDPVGGVLWFGLDQPLTTVYVPVFCGVTEVPESWATGMRHKMDRNSAWWAFNFVSNWATIKWNYMIVDIAAEQEKFESRFLAEVPKLRDEAAKVYGKDPSKAVSMVTDYTEEAMEEVEARWWVLGDELVGKYSDGYVMTDEGSQEGAGYPTWWLKDVGFGSTSNPSDPK; encoded by the coding sequence ATGTCCGTGAGAAACGTTTTCAAGAGGGCGGGAGTTGCCGCAGGGGCTTTGGCTGTTTCGGCAGTTCTCGTAGGATCCGCCTTCGGATGTACCGCTATGATGGCGGGAAAGAAGGCCACCGTGGATGGATCCACCATGGTCAGTCACACGGCCGATGGATGGTACGATCATAGGCTTCAGATAATCCCCGGTCGTAAATGGGATAATGGAGCCACCGCTCCGGTTTACAAAAACCTATGTTATCAGACGATACCTATCAAACCTCTGAACAAAGTAGGCGAGATACCTCAGGTCGAGGAGACCTACACCTACTTCAACGTGGGATATCCCTTCATGAACGAGCATAAACTCATGATAGGCGAGGCCACCTGGGGTGGTCGCGAGGAGCTCTACTGCGACAACGGCTGGATGATGATCGAGATGCTGGAGGTCTTTGCGCTCCAGAGAGCCAAGACCGCCAGGGAAGCCATAACTGTCATGGGCTCTCTTGCCGAGAAATACGGTTACGGAGACGCTGGCGAGGGACTCTGTATAGCCGACGGAGACGAGGTTTGGCTTTTCGAGATCGCCGGACCGGGCCCTCTCTGGACCTCCGACAGCGGTAAGTCCGGTGCCGTGTGGGTAGCAGCCAGGATTCCAGACGACGAGGTCAGTGTAATCGCCAACCGTTCCAGAATAGGCAGAGTCGACTTCGATGACGACGAGAACTACATGTACTCCTCCAACGTCAAGACCTTTGCCAAGGAGATGGGATGGTGGAAGGAAGGGGAGGAGTTCCTCTTCAACAAGGCCTACATGCCAGCTGAGGACTACGCTTATTCTCCTGTGTGTAGCCGCAGGGAGTGGAGGGTGCTTGATCTGATGGCGCCTTCACTGGAGCTCAAGTCCACCGGGGCCCAGTACCCCCTTTCGGTCAAGCCGGACAGAAAAGTTTCCGCCGAGGATCTTATGACCATAAACAGAGATCATTATCAAGGAACCCCCTATGATCTTGCCAAAACCAAGGCCGGAGGCCCCTTCGAGTGTCCCGTGCTCTACAGGCCAAACAGGGATCAGAAGCCCGAGGGAACCGAGCACACCTACTGGGAGAGGAACATCAGCATTTTCCGTTGCTCCTACAGTCACGTAGCCCAATCCTGGAGCGATCTTCCCGATCCGGTGGGAGGGGTGCTATGGTTCGGTTTGGATCAGCCTCTCACCACGGTCTACGTGCCTGTGTTTTGCGGCGTGACCGAGGTTCCCGAGAGCTGGGCGACCGGTATGCGTCACAAGATGGATCGCAACAGCGCCTGGTGGGCCTTCAACTTCGTGTCCAACTGGGCCACGATCAAGTGGAACTACATGATCGTGGATATTGCGGCCGAGCAGGAGAAGTTCGAAAGCCGTTTCCTTGCCGAAGTGCCCAAACTCAGGGACGAGGCGGCCAAAGTCTACGGTAAGGATCCCTCCAAGGCCGTCTCCATGGTGACCGACTATACCGAAGAAGCCATGGAGGAAGTGGAGGCCAGGTGGTGGGTGCTCGGAGACGAGTTGGTCGGTAAATACAGCGACGGTTACGTAATGACCGACGAAGGTTCCCAGGAAGGAGCTGGCTATCCTACCTGGTGGTTGAAGGACGTTGGATTCGGATCCACGTCCAATCCCTCCGATCCTAAGTAA
- a CDS encoding carbamoyl phosphate synthase small subunit, whose amino-acid sequence MYQVALSLSDGASKSCLSTIDGVDIEGELVFTTAYPGYSQSITDPSYHGQILVFAFPCIGIYGLDQVDFQSSRPWVKAVVVQRLQDTEGTLEKWLAEWGVPIITGLDCRSLVLKLREIDTPMARISKTGEPPVVDTLGAGLVSEVSSSAVRNYGAGTLSVALIDYGTKMDIVRRLVDRGCSVTLLPHSAAPRLVLDGDFNGVLLSNGPGDPSLLSEEIGVVRELLGKIPILGICLGCQILALACGAETVRLPYGHRGGNHPVLDLHTGRAMVTSQNHGYAIDESSLKDTGLDISFRHLSDGTVEGISDPALRISGVQFHPEAGAGPLDGLWIFDDFVDTLRRI is encoded by the coding sequence ATGTATCAGGTCGCTTTAAGTCTGTCAGATGGAGCTTCGAAGAGTTGCCTTTCGACGATCGATGGAGTCGATATCGAGGGGGAGCTCGTATTCACCACCGCCTATCCGGGATACTCTCAGTCCATCACAGATCCTTCCTATCACGGTCAGATTTTGGTGTTCGCCTTCCCCTGTATAGGAATATACGGACTGGATCAAGTGGATTTTCAGAGTTCCAGACCTTGGGTTAAGGCCGTGGTCGTCCAGAGACTTCAGGATACGGAGGGGACTTTGGAAAAATGGTTGGCCGAATGGGGTGTTCCCATTATAACCGGGCTAGACTGTAGGTCTTTGGTCTTGAAGTTGAGGGAAATAGACACTCCGATGGCCAGAATATCCAAGACGGGAGAGCCCCCTGTCGTCGATACTTTGGGGGCGGGCCTCGTTTCTGAAGTCTCCTCTTCGGCGGTGCGAAATTATGGAGCCGGTACCCTCTCCGTGGCCTTGATCGACTACGGCACGAAGATGGATATAGTCAGGCGTTTGGTCGACAGAGGGTGTTCCGTGACCCTTTTGCCTCATTCAGCCGCCCCTCGTCTCGTACTTGATGGGGATTTCAACGGAGTCCTGCTCAGCAACGGCCCCGGCGATCCATCCCTTTTGTCCGAAGAGATAGGCGTTGTGAGAGAGCTGTTGGGAAAAATTCCTATCCTAGGTATCTGTCTCGGTTGTCAGATATTGGCTTTGGCCTGCGGTGCCGAGACCGTCAGGCTGCCCTACGGACACAGGGGAGGAAATCACCCGGTTTTGGATCTTCATACCGGCAGAGCCATGGTGACCAGCCAGAATCATGGTTACGCCATAGATGAGTCCAGTTTGAAAGATACAGGTCTGGACATTTCCTTCCGTCATCTTTCCGATGGAACCGTGGAGGGAATCTCCGATCCCGCTCTCCGCATTTCCGGGGTACAGTTCCATCCGGAGGCGGGGGCCGGGCCTCTGGATGGACTCTGGATATTCGACGACTTCGTAGACACCCTGAGGAGGATTTGA
- the carB gene encoding carbamoyl-phosphate synthase large subunit: MDLIEKILVIGSGPIRIGQAAEFDYSGSQACRALKEEGYGTILLNSNPATIQTDTSLADMVYLRPLTVESVEEILTAHKIYGVVATLGGQTGLNLCVSCQDMGLWDRYGVRVLGTSVTSILKAEGRESFRDCVSSIGEPVVESAYVGSVEEALAFAEDTPFPMVVRPDFTLGGTGGGVAWDEPSLKRIVVEGLKASPVSKVLVERYLKGWREIEVEVVRDGSGNSLAVCGMENVDPMGVHTGDSVVVSPVLSLSDRIWQTLRYSALRIVDSLDVRGACNVQFGLAPDGDEYVVIEVNPRASRSSALASKATGYPIARIAAKIALGRSLSEMPNPVTGTGSAMTEPALDYVVVKVPRFPFDTFDTKDRSLGTKMKATGEVLEMGLSFSEAWMKAMRSLGTEPWRSSVDGACLSDEELQGDLTIPTDRAMLSSMELFRRGYSTDRLARRSSIAPCFLNFLEEIVSMERAISSGGRLDEFVLRKAKSMGFSDRAVAYWAGVEEGDVRDLRRTMGIVPGYREVDGCAGEFPAGSGFWYGSYSAEGDVFSAPSGRSVAVLGSGSIRIGQGVEFDYCCVKAVEALRRRGIRAIMVNDNPETVSTDHDISDGLYVEPLTAEDVEALLDREGISSVFASFGGQTSLKVGLDLEARGNELIGISGDTVVQAEDRGAFVSLLDRLSIPYPKGIAIRDVKEGMTCGDDIGYPLMVRPSFVIGGAAMRVVYRPQDLGGVLERAFSVDADQEVLIDRFLTGKEFEVDVICDGEDVFVPGIFEHLDPAGIHSGDSMAVFPDISLNEEMRLEIANICESLGKAMNVKGLLNVQMVLHGGRLWVIEANPRASRTVPIAAKLTGLPLVDIAVGVGLGEPLSSFVVPGIHRHRGPMGVKVPVFSTEKIPGAEVRPGPRMSSTGESLGLGESLSEALREAWVGAGWSVPRKGRVLFSVDDGKKAEACAIAALFESKGWEVEGTPGTASFLSRWGVDCRSVVKEDGLSASLNDGRWDLIVNIPGPDLGAIKEGAGIRRNAMETSTPCLFSLEAASAVAMALNLT, from the coding sequence ATGGACCTTATCGAGAAAATACTGGTTATAGGTTCGGGACCCATAAGGATAGGACAGGCCGCCGAGTTCGATTATTCCGGGAGTCAGGCCTGTCGAGCTCTGAAGGAGGAGGGATACGGCACGATCCTGCTGAACAGCAATCCCGCCACCATCCAGACCGATACGTCTTTGGCCGACATGGTCTATCTACGTCCTCTTACGGTGGAGTCGGTGGAGGAAATTCTCACGGCTCATAAGATCTACGGCGTTGTCGCTACCTTGGGAGGACAGACCGGCCTGAACCTCTGTGTGAGTTGTCAGGATATGGGCCTCTGGGACCGTTACGGTGTGAGAGTGTTGGGTACCTCTGTGACGTCCATCCTGAAGGCGGAGGGACGGGAGTCCTTTAGAGACTGTGTTAGCTCCATAGGGGAGCCGGTGGTGGAAAGCGCCTACGTGGGATCGGTGGAAGAGGCCCTGGCCTTCGCGGAAGATACGCCCTTTCCCATGGTGGTAAGGCCCGATTTTACCTTGGGAGGAACCGGCGGAGGAGTGGCATGGGACGAGCCTTCGTTGAAAAGGATAGTCGTGGAGGGACTTAAGGCGTCTCCGGTATCCAAGGTCCTGGTGGAGAGGTATCTTAAGGGATGGCGGGAGATAGAGGTAGAGGTCGTTCGGGACGGATCGGGAAATTCCCTGGCAGTCTGTGGTATGGAGAACGTCGATCCCATGGGGGTGCATACCGGAGATTCGGTCGTGGTATCCCCGGTCCTGTCTCTTAGCGACAGGATCTGGCAGACCCTGCGCTATTCGGCCCTCAGGATCGTGGATTCCCTTGACGTAAGGGGAGCCTGTAACGTTCAGTTCGGATTAGCTCCCGATGGAGATGAATACGTCGTCATAGAGGTCAACCCGAGGGCCAGTAGATCCAGTGCCCTGGCCAGCAAGGCGACGGGATATCCCATCGCCAGGATAGCCGCGAAAATCGCCCTGGGGCGTTCCTTGAGTGAGATGCCAAACCCTGTGACCGGCACGGGGAGCGCTATGACAGAACCGGCACTGGACTACGTTGTGGTAAAGGTTCCACGTTTTCCCTTCGATACCTTCGACACGAAGGACCGATCCCTAGGGACCAAGATGAAGGCTACCGGAGAGGTCCTGGAGATGGGGCTTAGCTTCTCCGAGGCTTGGATGAAAGCCATGAGATCCTTGGGAACCGAGCCCTGGCGTTCCTCCGTCGACGGGGCATGTCTGTCCGACGAAGAGTTACAGGGAGATCTGACGATCCCTACCGACAGAGCGATGCTTTCCTCCATGGAGCTTTTCAGAAGAGGCTATTCGACGGATCGTTTGGCACGGAGGTCCTCTATCGCTCCTTGCTTTTTGAATTTTCTCGAGGAGATCGTATCCATGGAAAGAGCCATCTCCTCTGGAGGGCGGCTGGACGAATTCGTCTTGAGAAAGGCCAAGTCCATGGGGTTTTCCGACAGGGCCGTCGCCTACTGGGCCGGAGTAGAAGAGGGAGATGTCAGGGATCTTCGGAGGACGATGGGGATCGTTCCGGGATATCGTGAGGTCGACGGTTGCGCCGGAGAGTTCCCCGCCGGGTCCGGTTTCTGGTACGGTAGCTACTCCGCCGAAGGAGATGTCTTTTCCGCCCCTTCAGGCAGATCTGTGGCGGTCCTCGGTTCCGGTTCCATAAGGATAGGGCAGGGGGTCGAGTTCGATTACTGTTGCGTGAAGGCTGTTGAGGCCCTTAGACGGCGGGGGATCCGGGCGATTATGGTGAACGATAACCCCGAGACGGTGAGCACCGATCACGATATCTCCGACGGACTCTACGTAGAGCCATTGACTGCCGAGGACGTCGAAGCGTTGCTCGATAGGGAGGGGATCTCCTCTGTATTCGCTTCCTTCGGCGGGCAGACTTCGCTGAAGGTAGGGCTGGATCTGGAGGCCAGAGGTAATGAGCTTATAGGAATCTCAGGCGATACGGTGGTTCAGGCCGAGGATAGAGGTGCTTTCGTATCCTTGCTAGACAGGCTGTCCATTCCCTATCCTAAAGGAATTGCAATACGAGACGTGAAGGAGGGGATGACCTGCGGCGATGACATCGGCTATCCTCTCATGGTTCGTCCCAGCTTCGTCATAGGAGGGGCGGCCATGAGAGTGGTCTACCGTCCTCAGGACTTGGGGGGGGTCCTGGAAAGGGCTTTTTCCGTCGATGCCGATCAGGAAGTTTTGATAGATCGATTCCTCACAGGCAAGGAATTCGAGGTGGACGTAATCTGTGACGGCGAAGACGTGTTCGTGCCGGGTATTTTCGAGCATCTGGATCCGGCCGGCATCCACTCGGGGGATTCCATGGCGGTGTTTCCCGATATCTCCTTGAACGAAGAGATGCGTTTGGAGATAGCGAATATCTGTGAATCTCTCGGGAAAGCGATGAACGTAAAAGGACTTTTGAACGTTCAAATGGTTCTTCACGGTGGTCGACTGTGGGTCATAGAGGCCAACCCCAGGGCAAGCCGAACTGTTCCCATAGCGGCGAAGCTCACGGGATTGCCCTTGGTGGATATAGCGGTAGGCGTGGGTTTGGGAGAGCCCCTTTCATCTTTCGTCGTTCCCGGAATTCATCGTCATCGAGGACCGATGGGGGTCAAGGTTCCGGTTTTCTCAACAGAGAAGATCCCAGGGGCAGAGGTGAGACCCGGCCCGAGGATGAGCTCTACCGGGGAGTCTCTGGGATTGGGCGAGTCTTTAAGCGAGGCCCTGAGAGAGGCCTGGGTCGGTGCCGGGTGGTCCGTCCCCCGTAAAGGCAGAGTCCTCTTCTCCGTGGACGACGGCAAAAAGGCGGAGGCCTGCGCCATTGCGGCTCTTTTCGAATCCAAGGGATGGGAGGTGGAGGGAACTCCTGGGACCGCTTCCTTCCTCTCCAGATGGGGGGTGGACTGCCGTTCTGTCGTTAAAGAGGATGGACTGTCGGCTTCCTTGAACGATGGACGATGGGATCTGATAGTAAACATTCCGGGGCCCGATCTTGGCGCTATTAAAGAGGGAGCAGGGATAAGGAGAAATGCCATGGAAACGTCGACGCCCTGTCTTTTCTCGCTGGAGGCGGCGTCGGCTGTGGCGATGGCGTTAAACTTGACGTAG
- a CDS encoding bifunctional metallophosphatase/5'-nucleotidase, which yields MKRCTVRVGKLFFVLMAIMAFSMPSWGKDGTATIVGFNDMHGKIFSYEATVKVDGEKVKEDVGGIARIASVIREIKSQSPGNVVVAQMGDTVEGPLFFFFHGKAELAGIDAIPVDVGIPGNHEFDLGADVFGQFVRTASFPLICANLETSRDDCELSSTWTITLENGVKVGFFGLLCTELASLTTPGPDIAAGQDLIAVSEKCVEDLRERGCDVIVALTHVGIDSDRKLAESVSGIHAILGGHSHTVMESPEVVEGPDGWKTMIGQAGAMARYVGSMTVTVKEGKLDTEKSSWKLIEMRQSVPKAQDIEIAIKPYGDELKKNLSKKVGTFVSDMDATKLVVRGRESALGDYLADGLRRKAGTDVAFVNGGGIRGDRVFPAGEISYNTIMEIFPWGNTMQTFSFTGAELREVMEISASALKGTGDEYDPAVRAPSGAFLQISGLKVVLDLTKAPALIDNDSKLLRPGARVLSMEIERAGEVFPIEDDKIYTVATYSWTGGGGDKYYPFARKKAVESYVTDSDVLAETIRHTAGIVEKSKDGRIVVKK from the coding sequence ATGAAAAGATGCACCGTCCGAGTTGGGAAGCTATTTTTTGTCCTGATGGCGATAATGGCCTTTTCCATGCCATCTTGGGGTAAGGATGGAACCGCCACTATAGTGGGTTTCAACGATATGCACGGGAAGATATTCTCCTACGAAGCCACGGTAAAGGTTGACGGCGAAAAGGTCAAGGAAGACGTTGGAGGAATAGCCAGAATAGCCTCGGTTATAAGGGAGATAAAATCTCAATCTCCCGGGAACGTTGTCGTGGCTCAGATGGGTGATACGGTTGAAGGTCCGCTTTTCTTCTTCTTTCACGGAAAAGCTGAGTTGGCAGGGATAGATGCTATACCGGTAGACGTGGGGATTCCTGGCAATCACGAATTCGATCTGGGAGCCGATGTGTTCGGCCAGTTCGTCCGGACCGCCTCCTTCCCTTTGATATGTGCCAATCTGGAGACATCCAGAGACGACTGCGAGTTGTCGTCCACCTGGACTATCACTCTGGAAAACGGTGTTAAGGTAGGTTTTTTTGGCCTGCTTTGTACTGAATTGGCTTCCCTCACCACTCCCGGTCCGGATATAGCGGCTGGTCAGGATCTGATCGCCGTTTCCGAAAAATGCGTTGAGGACCTTCGAGAACGGGGATGTGATGTAATTGTAGCTTTAACTCACGTGGGAATCGATTCCGATAGAAAATTGGCCGAATCCGTTTCGGGAATACATGCCATCTTAGGAGGACACAGTCATACCGTTATGGAATCTCCTGAGGTAGTGGAAGGTCCTGACGGATGGAAAACCATGATAGGACAGGCCGGTGCCATGGCGAGATACGTCGGTTCTATGACGGTAACGGTCAAGGAAGGAAAACTCGATACAGAAAAATCGAGTTGGAAGCTGATCGAGATGCGCCAGTCTGTTCCCAAGGCCCAGGATATAGAGATTGCTATAAAGCCTTACGGAGATGAACTAAAGAAGAATCTTAGCAAAAAGGTCGGAACTTTCGTTTCCGATATGGATGCCACCAAACTGGTGGTTAGAGGGCGAGAATCCGCATTGGGAGACTATCTGGCCGACGGACTTCGTCGGAAGGCCGGAACAGACGTGGCATTCGTGAACGGTGGAGGGATCAGAGGAGACAGGGTATTTCCTGCCGGAGAGATATCCTACAACACGATAATGGAGATCTTCCCTTGGGGTAATACTATGCAAACCTTTTCCTTCACCGGAGCGGAGCTGCGGGAAGTGATGGAAATATCCGCCTCGGCTCTCAAGGGAACGGGCGATGAATACGATCCGGCTGTGAGAGCCCCTAGCGGAGCGTTTCTACAGATTTCCGGTCTGAAGGTGGTCCTCGATCTCACCAAGGCCCCTGCACTGATAGACAACGATTCCAAGTTGCTTCGTCCGGGAGCCCGGGTGCTATCCATGGAGATAGAGAGGGCAGGGGAAGTTTTCCCTATTGAAGATGACAAAATATACACCGTCGCCACCTATTCCTGGACCGGAGGGGGAGGGGATAAATATTATCCCTTTGCTCGTAAAAAAGCCGTCGAATCCTACGTTACCGACTCGGACGTTTTGGCTGAGACCATAAGACACACCGCGGGGATAGTGGAAAAATCCAAGGACGGGCGCATTGTGGTGAAAAAATGA
- a CDS encoding ABC transporter substrate-binding protein, whose product MKKRCLLVLIIAATVLPQIANASVDPDKIQGPSIDELYMVVIKDPDARALALEKGEVDLVGDIASPAIIDRLSKADDRISMSMAKSFHALSMGMNLRRNPWNRVELRRAINTIIPRGRLVRELFGGFSEPLYSYLPPVSPYHDPEISQPKYDREKAREMLRASGWSWNDEGVLIPPESSEPLKPVSILSPTANSAPTTAELASRIADEMTALGIPTKAEPMDFSTMLARLDARNFDCYIMAWSLTRDPDVLYSLYHSSMDVPGGYNLPGVRSSILDEALERLRYAPDEESAMAAAHQSQKLLSDLVPVVPIYSRSSVGAVGKGWSGTVATAATSVNSIWTLLSAHRDGHDRFKMALEDDPRALNPFTSSSATAWKVLGLIYDSLIEVDPTTLGDRPGLAKSWKVETVTIDGGEVTRITFKLKEGLLWQDGSPLTSSDPAETIRYIAENEIPRFFDNVSDLMAVETPNESTLTVTMDSISYWHFHHIAGLPVLPAKVLRKIDDWKSWQPMEDGGLIGSGPFILKDYRPGEFVRFSSNEHYRRYRR is encoded by the coding sequence TTGAAAAAAAGATGCCTTTTAGTCCTTATAATTGCCGCAACGGTGCTGCCCCAAATCGCCAACGCCTCTGTCGATCCGGATAAAATCCAGGGACCATCGATAGACGAACTCTACATGGTGGTGATCAAGGACCCCGACGCCAGGGCTCTGGCCTTGGAGAAAGGTGAAGTCGACCTGGTAGGAGACATAGCCAGCCCTGCGATAATAGACAGGCTCTCAAAAGCCGACGACAGGATCTCGATGTCCATGGCCAAAAGCTTTCACGCTTTGTCTATGGGGATGAACCTCCGAAGAAATCCATGGAACAGGGTCGAGCTTCGACGGGCTATAAACACGATCATTCCCAGAGGAAGGTTGGTACGAGAGCTCTTCGGAGGTTTTTCCGAGCCGCTGTATTCATACCTACCTCCTGTGTCTCCCTATCACGACCCCGAGATATCCCAACCGAAATACGATAGGGAGAAAGCCAGAGAGATGCTTAGGGCATCCGGTTGGAGCTGGAACGACGAAGGGGTGTTAATACCCCCCGAATCCTCAGAGCCTCTGAAGCCAGTATCCATACTATCCCCCACGGCAAACTCGGCTCCCACCACGGCGGAACTGGCATCCCGCATAGCCGACGAAATGACCGCTCTGGGTATACCTACGAAGGCGGAACCGATGGACTTCTCCACCATGCTGGCGAGGCTCGACGCCAGAAACTTCGACTGCTACATCATGGCATGGAGTTTGACCAGGGATCCCGACGTTCTCTACTCTCTGTATCACTCGTCGATGGACGTCCCAGGAGGATACAATCTCCCCGGCGTCCGATCTTCCATTCTGGACGAAGCTCTCGAAAGGCTGCGCTACGCACCAGATGAGGAATCAGCTATGGCGGCAGCTCACCAATCCCAGAAACTCCTTTCCGACCTGGTACCGGTCGTTCCCATATACAGTCGTTCGTCTGTAGGAGCCGTAGGCAAGGGGTGGTCCGGAACTGTCGCTACCGCCGCAACCTCGGTAAACTCCATATGGACCCTTCTGTCGGCCCACAGAGACGGACACGATCGGTTCAAGATGGCCCTGGAGGACGATCCCAGAGCCCTCAACCCCTTCACATCCTCCAGTGCCACGGCGTGGAAGGTCCTGGGGTTGATATACGACTCCCTCATTGAGGTAGATCCTACGACTCTGGGAGACCGACCGGGATTAGCCAAGTCCTGGAAGGTCGAGACTGTAACGATCGACGGCGGCGAGGTGACCAGGATAACCTTCAAATTGAAGGAAGGGCTCCTCTGGCAGGACGGCTCGCCTCTGACCTCCTCCGATCCGGCGGAGACTATCCGATATATCGCGGAAAACGAGATTCCACGGTTCTTCGACAATGTATCGGATCTTATGGCGGTGGAGACCCCGAACGAATCGACCTTGACTGTTACGATGGACTCGATCAGCTACTGGCACTTTCACCATATAGCGGGACTTCCGGTTCTCCCTGCTAAAGTTCTGAGAAAGATAGACGACTGGAAAAGCTGGCAGCCAATGGAGGACGGGGGACTCATCGGCTCGGGGCCCTTCATTCTAAAGGACTACAGGCCCGGTGAGTTCGTTAGATTCTCTTCGAACGAACATT
- a CDS encoding queuosine precursor transporter, whose product MSNEILWFAMMLLNFGCIMAIYRLWGKQGLLCWIPVSVILANIQVVKMVSLFGITSTLGNIVYASAFLVTDILSENHGKEDAKQAVYIGFFSLIAMTVIMNLALWFNPHPDDFAQGALETIFKLMPRLALASFMAYGASQLHDVWAFHWWKERTGGRLLWLRNNLSTMVSQALDSVIFTLVAFYGTVPTGVLGEIVLSTYVLKFIVAACDTPFVYWARKIGGERK is encoded by the coding sequence GTGTCAAACGAAATTTTATGGTTCGCCATGATGCTTCTGAACTTCGGATGCATAATGGCCATCTACAGACTTTGGGGAAAACAGGGCTTGCTGTGCTGGATTCCGGTATCGGTCATATTGGCCAACATTCAGGTAGTCAAGATGGTATCCCTTTTCGGTATAACATCGACCCTTGGCAACATAGTCTATGCATCGGCCTTTTTGGTCACCGACATCTTGTCGGAAAACCACGGCAAGGAGGACGCCAAACAGGCGGTCTACATCGGATTCTTCTCCTTGATAGCAATGACGGTAATAATGAACCTGGCCCTGTGGTTCAACCCTCATCCGGACGATTTCGCCCAAGGGGCACTGGAGACGATATTCAAGCTGATGCCCAGACTCGCTCTGGCCTCGTTTATGGCCTACGGAGCCTCCCAGCTCCACGACGTATGGGCTTTCCACTGGTGGAAAGAACGCACTGGAGGCCGTCTACTGTGGCTCAGGAACAACCTTTCCACCATGGTCTCCCAGGCGCTGGACAGCGTCATATTTACACTGGTGGCATTCTATGGGACGGTCCCGACAGGGGTTCTGGGAGAGATCGTCCTATCCACCTATGTGTTGAAATTCATAGTCGCAGCCTGCGATACTCCCTTCGTCTACTGGGCCAGAAAAATCGGAGGGGAAAGAAAGTAG